A genome region from Kaistia algarum includes the following:
- a CDS encoding Lrp/AsnC family transcriptional regulator: MDRLDRKILQILQEDATIPVAEIGRRVGLSTTPCWRRIQKLEEDGVILRRVAILDPRKVNAKVTVFVSITTSQHNDEWLKRFAEVIRDVPEVVEFYRMSGQVDYLLRVVVPDIEAYDAFYKRLISKIDIADVSSAFAMEQIKFATTLPLNYVPLEKDKNVV, from the coding sequence ATTGATCGGCTCGACAGGAAAATCCTCCAGATCCTGCAGGAGGATGCAACGATTCCCGTGGCGGAGATCGGTCGCAGGGTCGGCCTGTCGACGACGCCGTGCTGGCGAAGGATACAGAAGCTGGAGGAAGATGGCGTGATCCTGCGCCGGGTCGCGATACTCGATCCACGCAAAGTCAACGCCAAGGTGACCGTGTTCGTGTCGATCACCACGAGCCAGCACAACGACGAATGGCTGAAGCGTTTCGCCGAGGTTATTCGCGACGTGCCGGAAGTAGTCGAGTTCTATCGCATGAGCGGTCAGGTCGACTATCTGCTGCGCGTCGTTGTGCCCGATATCGAGGCCTATGACGCATTCTACAAGCGGCTGATCTCGAAGATCGACATTGCCGACGTCTCGTCCGCCTTCGCGATGGAGCAGATCAAATTCGCGACGACGCTGCCGCTCAACTATGTGCCGCTCGAGAAGGATAAGAACGTCGTCTGA